In Rosa chinensis cultivar Old Blush chromosome 1, RchiOBHm-V2, whole genome shotgun sequence, a genomic segment contains:
- the LOC112182236 gene encoding transcription factor 25, with product MSARYLKKVLKEEQEERQLESDHEEEEEDDDDHRQLNGKAKVNPFDLLNEEEDDADDHQEDESETVDEPSSVVKPSADVVSTSSQKSKKKKKKKGKEGPSSNAAAPRVKKSPDEVLEEFYEYAHERQAETRASGDAVKHSYEKYVPFILQVDPKYLNADNEMRRIFGAKVVKSFEKNQQSGSSRMARGGRRGAVHRKSFLVTPLEHWPRWDGAMNMELLHSPNGYYAYRYTYSSAYHQAQSAFESAKAIHDLNAIASVLLYYPYHLDSLLTMAEYFKFVGEHQMSADAISKCLYALECAWSPMFTPFKGDCQVKYSHEANKPLFVALFTHMKSMDRRGCHRSALEVCKFLLSLDTDDPMGAMFCIDYFAVRAEEYAWLERFSEEYKSDNTLWLFPNFSYSLAVCRLYLEKAESSKDPAMETTKATSTDLMKQALMLHPTVLKKLVAKVPLKERVWTDILKNAFFQADEVGIPSLDHLINIYVESNHIIWRLPELQKLLREAAQLVIETLRQNSSEKNDWACVRKEAFSSDKNEYSHLLVSDFSYTLPAAPPENLQHFMANARMEDVVHNEQHLVNLNEGGHVPRDVANRNPLAVLFESVLPWVHYGEGAFVEEEDQQNGHGPGNQEH from the exons ATGTCTGCTCGGTATCTGAAGAAAGTTCTCAAGGAAGAACAAGAGGAGCGACAACTGGAATCAGAccacgaagaagaagaagaagacgacgacGACCACCGCCAGCTCAACGGCAAAGCAAAGGTCAACCCTTTCGACCTCCTCAACGAAGAGGAAGACGATGCCGACGACCACCAG GAGGATGAGTCAGAAACTGTTGATGAACCCTCGAGTGTGGTGAAGCCTAGTGCTGATGTGGTTTCGACATCCAGTCAAaaatccaagaagaagaagaagaagaaaggcaaAGAGGGCCCTTCTTCTAATGCAGCTGCACCAAGAGTTAAAAAGTCGCCGGATGAGGTTCTGGAAGAATTCTATGAGTATGCGCATGAAAGACAAGCCGAGACGAGGGCTAGTGGTGATGCGGTTAAGCATTCGTATGAAAAGTATGTGCCCTTCATATTGCAAGTGGATCCCAAGTACTTGAATGCTGACAATGAGATGCGAAGAATCTTTGGGGCTAAGGTGGTCAAGTCGTTTGAGAAGAATCAACAGAGTGGTAGCTCTAGAATGGCGCGTGGTGGAAGACGCGGCGCGGTTCATAGGAAGTCTTTCCTTGTCACTCCGTTGGAGCATTGGCCTCGCTGGGACGGTGCTATGAACATGGAACTCCTTCACTCCCCCAATGGATACTATGCTTACCG ATATACCTATTCATCAGCCTACCATCAAGCTCAGAGTGCATTTGAATCTGCCAAAGCTATACATGATCTCAATGCCATTGCAAGTGTTTTATTATACTATCCTTACCATTTGGATTCGCTACTAACCATGGCAGAGTACTTTAAGTTTGTGGGTGAGCATCAAATGTCAGCAGATGCTATCTCGAAGTGCTTATATGCTTTGGAATGTGCATGGTCTCCAATGTTCACCCCCTTTAAGGGTGATTGCCAAGTGAAATACAGCCATGAAGCAAACAAACCTCTGTTCGTTGCACTTTTTACTCACATGAAAAGTATGGACAGACGTGGCTGTCATCGATCTGCTTTAGAAGTTTGCAAGTTTTTACTGTCACTAGATACTGACGATCCAATGGGGGCCATGTTCTGTATTGACTATTTTGCGGTGAGGGCAGAGGAGTATGCATGGCTAGAACGTTTCTCTGAAGAATATAAAAGTGATAACACCCTATGGTTGTTTCCAAATTTTTCATATTCCCTTGCCGTATGCCGATTGTATCTTGAGAAAGCAGAATCTTCCAAAGATCCAGCTATGGAAACCACCAAGGCTACTTCGACTGATCTTATGAAGCAGGCATTGATGCTTCATCCCACAGTCCTCAAGAAACTAGTGGCAAAAGTACCTTTGAAGGAACGGGTGTGGACGGATATACTCAAAAATGCATTCTTCCAAGCAGATGAAGTAGGAATCCCATCCTTGGACCACCTGATTAACATATACGTTGAGAGTAATCATATTATATGGAGGCTTCCAGAATTGCAGAAATTGCTGCGGGAAGCAGCACAGCTGGTGATCGAGACTCTAAGACAGAATAGTAGCGAAAAGAATGATTGGGCATGTGTGAGAAAAGAAgcattctcatctgacaagaaTGA GTATTCCCACTTGTTGGTTTCAGACTTCTCTTATACATTGCCTGCTGCCCCACCTGAAAATTTACAACATTTTATGGCCAATGCAAGGATGGAGGATGTTGTGCATAATGAGCAGCATCTTGTCAATCTAAATGAGGGTGGCCATGTTCCCCGTGATGTTGCAAATCGAAATCCATTAGCGGTCTTGTTTGAGTCGGTGTTACCATGGGTTCATTATGGGGAAGGAGCGTTTGTTGAGGAGGAAGACCAACAAAATGGCCATGGTCCGGGCAATCAAGAACATTGA
- the LOC112182237 gene encoding 3-phosphoinositide-dependent protein kinase 2 yields MLAMEKDFDAKLKIQGNSSSNGGGGAGGGANSNVQRAKNFAFRAPQENFTIQDFELGKIYGVGSYSKVVRARKKDSGIVYALKIMDKKFITKENKTAYVKLERIVLDQLDHPGVVRLFFTFQDSFSLYMALESCEGGELFDQITRKGRLSEDEARFYAAEVVDALEYIHSMGLIHRDIKPENLLLTAEGNIKVADFGSVKPMQDSQITVLPNAASDDKACTFVGTAAYVPPEVLNSSPATFGNDLWALGCTLYQMLSGTSPFKDASEWLIFQRIIARDIRFPNNFSDEAKDLIDRLLDLDPSRRPGAGRDGYAALKMHPFFKGVDWKNLRAQTPPKLALEPGSGEADDVRDNSWNPSHIGDGAARQNEGNTGSASSSEASGHVTRLASIDSFDSKWQQFLDPGESVLMISMVKKLQKLTSKKVQLILTNKPKLIYVDPAKLLMKGNIIWSDNSNDLNVQVASPSQFKIVTPKKVLSFEDAKQRAWQWKKAIEGLQNR; encoded by the exons ATGTTGGCAATGGAGAAAGATTTTGATGCCAAGTTGAAGATTCAGGGGAATTCTTCTTctaatggtggtggtggtgctggTGGTGGTGCTAATAGTAATGTTCAGAGAGCCAAGAACTTTGCTTTCAGGGCTCCCCAAGAGAATTTCACCATCCAAGACTTTGAATTGGGCAAGATCTATGGCGTTGGTTCCTATTCAAAG GTTGTgagagcaaggaagaaggaTTCAGGAATTGTCTACGCATTAAAGATCATGGACAAAAAGTTCAtcaccaaagaaaataaaacagcTTATGTGAAGCTGGAACGTATTGTTCTTGATCAGCTGGATCATCCAGGTGTTGTGCGGttatttttcacttttcagGATTCCTTTTCACTGT ATATGGCGCTGGAATCCTGTGAAGGTGGAGAACTCTTTGATCAAATAACAAGG AAAGGTCGTCTGTCTGAGGACGAAGCTCGCTTTTATGCAGCCGAAGTTGTAGACGCACTTGAATATATACACAGTATGGGATTAATACATAGAGATATAAAG CCAGAGAATTTGTTACTTACAGCAGAGGGTAATATCAAGGTTGCTGATTTTGGGAGTGTAAAGCCTATGCAGGATAGCCAAATTACAGTCCTTCCCAATGCAGCATCAG ATGATAAGGCTTGTACATTTGTTGGGACAGCTGCATATGTTCCTCCAGAAGTCCTGAATTCTTCCCCTGCAACTTTTGG AAATGACCTCTGGGCACTTGGCTGCACCTTGTACCAAATGCTTTCAGGAACTTCTCCTTTCAAAGATGCAAGCGAGTGgcttatttttcaaagaattataGCAAGAGATATTAGGTTTCCAAATAATTTCTCAGACGAAGCTAAAGACCTTATTGATCGGTTATTG GATTTAGATCCCAGTAGGAGGCCTGGTGCTGGACGTGATGGTTATGCTGCACTGAAGATGCATCCATTCTTTAAGGGGGTCGACTGGAAAAATTTAAGAGCACAAACCCCTCCAAAACTTGCCTTGGAGCCGGGG TCAGGTGAGGCTGATGATGTCCGTGATAACTCATGGAACCCTTCACATATTGGAGATGGCGCAGCAAGACAAAATGAGGGTAACACTGGTTCAGCATCCTCTTCTGAAGCATCTGGTCATGTAACTAGGCTAGCTTCAATTGACTCCTTTGATTCAAAATG GCAACAATTCCTTGACCCCGGTGAGTCTGTTCTCATGATCTCAATGGTGAAGAAACTTCAAAAACTGACAAGCAAGAAGGTGCAGCTTATTCTCACCAACAAGCCAAAGTTGATATATGTGGATCCTGCAAAGCTGCTGATGAAGGGAAATATAATTTGGTCTGACAACTCTAATGATCTCAATGTCCAAGTTGCTAGTCCTTCACAGTTCAAAATTGTTACG CCCAAAAAGGTACTGTCATTTGAGGATGCAAAACAAAGAGCATGGCAATGGAAGAAGGCAATTGAGGGGCTTCAAAATAGGTGA
- the LOC112178490 gene encoding bark storage protein A — protein METTMAPKQVAECLLTLVMINLLVVSSFSLPLNRRSLKLIQEINRKGPYIGLITVYPPEEAAFFNTGAFKPNPKHPFLDFSGRRFRVGKIHDKKVVYVRCGVGMVNAAAATQQMLDLFDVVGIVHFGISGNANNSMSIGDVTIPQQLAHTGIWDWANPNRTLDLDDVAQLDFEEYNEPKGGENLLGHIGFRNEQFYSESGNPNIARPLFWAKTTRKWLQFAAHLEGVELVQCVNSSLCLPQKPKLVVGLRGSTGNTFVDNAAYRNFLFQTFHVSSVDMESSAVVMTSLSNGFPVIVIRGLSDLAGRQAGENPIQTFGPLAAINACKVVVQFIKDLPEAGYV, from the exons ATGGAGACGACCATGGCTCCAAAACAAGTTGCAGAATGCTTGCTGACTCTGGTTATGATCAATCTACtagttgtttcttcattttctttgccACTCAATAGGAGATCTTTGAAGCTCATCCAAGAAATAAACCGGAAGGGGCCTTACATTGGCCTCATCACAGTCTATCCACCAGAAGAGGCTGCTTTTTTCAACACCGGGGCTTTTAAGCCTAATCCAAAGCATCCTTTTCTGGATTTCTCAG GTAGGCGATTCCGGGTGGGAAAGATCCATGATAAGAAAGTCGTCTATGTGAGATGTGGAGTTGGAATG GTGAATGCTGCTGCAGCAACACAGCAAATGCTGGATCTATTTGACGTTGTCGGAATTGTTCACTTTGGCATATCTGGCAATGCCAACAACTCTATGTCTATTGGTGATGTTACCATTCCTCAACAGTTAGCTCACACTGGCATATGGGATTGGGCG AACCCAAATAGAACTTTGGATCTGGATGATGTTGCACAATTAGACTTTGAAGAATACAATGAACCAAAAGGAGGAGAGAACCTGTTGGGACACATTGGATTTAGAAATGAACAGTTCTATTCTGAGTCCGGTAATCCAAATATCGCTCGGCCATTGTTTTGGGCAAAGACTACTCGAAAGTGGCTTCAGTTTGCTGCCCATTTGGAG GGAGTCGAACTGGTGCAATGTGTGAATTCGAGTTTGTGTCTGCCACAGAAGCCCAAGCTAGTTGTTGGTCTTAGGGGATCAACAGGCAACACTTTTGTGGACAATGCAGCTTACAGGAACTTCCTTTTTCAAACTTTTCATGTTTCCTCAGTGGACATGGAAAGCTCGGCTGTAGTAATG ACAAGCTTGTCAAATGGCTTCCCGGTGATTGTGATCAGAGGGTTATCAGACTTAGCAGGAAGGCAAGCAGGAGAGAACCCGATTCAGACCTTTGGGCCTCTGGCAGCTATAAATGCTTGCAAAGTAGTTGTACAGTTCATCAAGGACCTGCCAGAGGCAGGGTATGTATAA